Proteins encoded together in one Petrotoga sp. 9PWA.NaAc.5.4 window:
- a CDS encoding rhamnulokinase family protein, whose protein sequence is MKSIYLAVDIGASGGKVFAGSVEKSKLVIEEVNRFKNDPVDINGISFWNILSLYKSILESIEKVQNKDNEILSLGIDTWGVDFGLLNKKGYLINNPAHYRNMFKTKIMEEAIQKVGKSWIYEHAPTQFQPFNTLYQILAYEKFAPDFLKISNDLLTIPSLFNYFLTGEKAIDFTMATTTQIYNHRKRDWDEDIIKTFDIPPILPKIVPAGTKIGKIKKSILKKNSNLEVILPASHDTGSAFAAVSSDPKDSLYISLGTWCLTGAIVKEMPFNKKLMEYNLASEGCLDGSYRILANVTGMWLIQGIIKSLNLPLGDDTYTKITNMAEEAKAFSGYINVDDQYLQNPIDMVEAIKKESIKDSGCELEDISQVIRTALEGIAFKVNETKEKLEKILNIDFKRIHIVGGGTKNRLLCQFISDATNLPVITGPVEGTAVGNLVSQLYALDYLKSFQEIKTLIKNSFEFNNYEPKNHEIWQNFFDRIKEKKE, encoded by the coding sequence GTGAAAAGTATTTATTTGGCCGTTGATATTGGTGCTTCAGGAGGTAAAGTTTTTGCTGGAAGTGTCGAAAAAAGTAAACTTGTTATAGAAGAAGTGAATAGATTTAAAAATGATCCTGTAGATATCAATGGAATATCTTTTTGGAATATATTAAGTCTTTATAAAAGTATATTAGAAAGTATAGAAAAAGTTCAAAATAAAGATAATGAAATTTTGTCTTTAGGAATAGACACGTGGGGCGTAGATTTTGGCTTGTTGAATAAAAAAGGTTATTTAATTAATAATCCAGCTCATTATAGAAACATGTTTAAAACAAAAATTATGGAAGAAGCAATACAAAAAGTTGGAAAATCCTGGATATACGAACATGCCCCTACTCAGTTTCAACCTTTTAATACGCTTTATCAAATATTAGCTTACGAAAAGTTTGCGCCAGATTTTCTTAAAATTTCAAATGATTTGCTGACTATTCCTTCTTTATTTAACTATTTTTTAACAGGAGAGAAAGCGATTGATTTTACTATGGCAACTACTACTCAAATTTACAATCATAGAAAAAGAGATTGGGATGAAGATATTATAAAAACTTTTGATATTCCTCCTATTTTACCAAAGATTGTTCCGGCTGGGACGAAGATTGGGAAAATAAAGAAAAGTATCTTAAAGAAAAATTCAAATTTAGAAGTAATTTTGCCAGCAAGCCATGATACCGGTTCGGCTTTTGCAGCAGTTTCTTCTGATCCCAAAGATTCTTTGTATATAAGTTTAGGAACATGGTGCTTAACGGGTGCTATAGTAAAAGAGATGCCTTTTAATAAAAAACTTATGGAATACAATCTTGCTTCTGAGGGATGTTTAGACGGTTCTTATAGAATATTGGCAAATGTTACTGGTATGTGGTTAATTCAAGGAATAATAAAAAGCTTAAATTTACCTCTTGGTGACGATACATATACAAAAATAACGAATATGGCTGAAGAAGCTAAAGCATTTTCAGGATATATAAACGTTGATGACCAATATCTACAAAATCCGATCGATATGGTTGAAGCAATTAAAAAAGAATCAATTAAAGATAGTGGATGTGAGTTAGAAGATATCTCTCAAGTTATAAGAACAGCTTTAGAAGGAATAGCTTTTAAAGTAAACGAAACAAAAGAAAAATTAGAAAAAATTCTTAATATAGATTTCAAGAGAATTCATATAGTTGGAGGTGGAACAAAAAACCGTTTATTGTGTCAGTTTATATCTGATGCTACAAATTTACCAGTTATTACGGGCCCTGTAGAAGGAACAGCTGTGGGAAATTTAGTTTCTCAGTTATATGCTTTAGATTATCTAAAAAGTTTCCAAGAGATAAAAACTTTGATTAAAAATTCTTTTGAATTTAATAATTATGAACCAAAAAATCATGAAATATGGCAAAATTTTTTTGATAGAATAAAAGAAAAAAAGGAGTAG
- the bcp gene encoding thioredoxin-dependent thiol peroxidase has product MKYLKFKEGDKIPEFILNNDEGKKIKSTDFLGKWLVLYFYPKDNTPGCTTEALDFSESISEFNKHNCEVVGISPDPVEKHIKFKEKNDLKVILLSDPEHVVLERFGVWQLKKMYGKETWGVVRTTLLIDPHGVIKKIWENVKVKNHVYEVLDTLKNMNKQ; this is encoded by the coding sequence ATGAAATATCTAAAATTTAAAGAGGGAGATAAAATTCCAGAGTTCATCTTAAATAACGATGAAGGGAAAAAAATAAAGAGCACAGATTTTTTGGGAAAATGGTTAGTTTTATATTTCTATCCTAAGGATAACACACCAGGTTGCACAACAGAAGCGTTAGATTTCTCAGAAAGTATTTCGGAATTTAATAAACATAATTGCGAAGTTGTTGGAATAAGTCCCGATCCAGTAGAAAAACATATAAAATTCAAAGAAAAAAATGATTTAAAAGTTATTTTATTGAGTGATCCTGAACATGTTGTTTTAGAAAGATTTGGAGTTTGGCAATTAAAAAAAATGTACGGTAAAGAAACTTGGGGAGTAGTAAGAACAACGCTACTAATAGATCCACACGGGGTTATTAAGAAAATTTGGGAAAATGTAAAAGTTAAAAATCATGTTTACGAAGTCTTAGATACTCTAAAAAATATGAATAAACAATAA
- a CDS encoding chemotaxis protein CheW — MGTELKVVTFSLGKEKYGLDIMHVDAVIEYQETTKLPNTLDYFEGIIDYRNEEVLPVINLRKKFKMPDFPDKNKSKVIVVKLDERKVGIMVDDVKNVRSIDSDLIEEKPEVGGIKGANFISGIARLEDSMLVILDTDKLITQEEKVEIEQIVNS; from the coding sequence ATGGGAACAGAATTAAAAGTTGTTACTTTCTCTTTGGGTAAAGAAAAATATGGGCTTGATATAATGCATGTAGACGCAGTAATAGAATACCAAGAAACAACAAAACTTCCTAACACTTTAGATTATTTTGAAGGGATAATAGATTATAGAAATGAAGAAGTTTTACCTGTTATAAATTTAAGAAAAAAATTTAAAATGCCTGATTTTCCAGATAAGAATAAATCTAAAGTTATAGTGGTAAAACTGGATGAAAGAAAAGTTGGTATAATGGTAGACGATGTTAAAAATGTAAGGAGCATCGATTCGGATTTAATAGAAGAAAAACCAGAAGTTGGAGGTATTAAAGGAGCTAATTTTATAAGTGGAATAGCAAGATTAGAAGATAGCATGTTAGTTATTTTAGATACAGACAAACTAATAACTCAAGAAGAAAAAGTTGAAATAGAACAAATCGTGAACAGTTAA
- a CDS encoding ROK family transcriptional regulator encodes MQKNLFEITKYIWLNKKATINQISENLNLDKSTVSRYLRKLKQYGVIINEGSLKPGSQGGRKTNVFSFNYNIFKVLGLEVEQNGIEGVLTNFNGDILDRFVIHKKINKSNLKDSILEVLKEKKSSNLYAVGISLPGIIDSLKGEIIFSQALDIENYPLVKELAEFVRLPVLVDNDSNIGAAYYNSKFKGKCKNILYIYTSIPYDIKDPVGIGIGIIIDNRLYHGSNNFSGEYEFKYSLIQNTKKYGGDYYNFLKNYDEKEIFSAVKNFLDKLSKEIGLLGSILDPDTIIYDGNIRFLPEIVLDYLLEETRENIFMRTKRKIDVLKESREEAVNAVGAALNLINKIFEEDEYVDMLFTKLKTL; translated from the coding sequence ATGCAAAAGAATCTATTCGAAATTACAAAATATATATGGCTTAATAAAAAAGCAACCATCAATCAAATATCCGAAAATTTAAATTTAGACAAGTCTACAGTGTCAAGATATTTAAGAAAACTGAAACAATATGGAGTAATCATAAATGAGGGCTCTTTAAAACCCGGATCACAAGGTGGAAGAAAAACTAATGTTTTTTCTTTCAATTACAATATTTTTAAAGTTTTAGGGTTAGAAGTCGAACAAAATGGCATAGAAGGGGTGCTTACAAATTTTAATGGAGATATATTAGATAGATTTGTCATCCATAAGAAAATTAATAAATCTAATCTAAAAGATTCTATTCTTGAGGTTTTAAAAGAAAAGAAATCTTCTAATTTATACGCTGTAGGTATCTCTTTACCAGGAATAATTGATTCTTTAAAAGGTGAAATAATTTTTTCGCAGGCCTTAGATATAGAAAATTATCCTTTGGTTAAGGAATTAGCTGAATTTGTTCGATTACCTGTTCTTGTTGATAATGATTCAAATATAGGTGCTGCATATTATAATTCTAAATTTAAAGGCAAATGCAAAAATATTCTATACATATATACTTCAATTCCCTATGACATTAAAGATCCTGTAGGTATTGGTATTGGAATAATTATAGACAATCGTTTATACCATGGATCTAACAATTTTTCAGGAGAATACGAATTTAAGTATAGCTTAATCCAGAATACAAAAAAATATGGTGGCGATTATTATAATTTTTTAAAGAATTATGATGAAAAAGAAATTTTTTCAGCTGTTAAGAATTTTCTTGACAAATTATCCAAAGAAATAGGTTTATTAGGAAGTATTTTAGATCCCGACACAATAATTTATGATGGAAATATAAGATTTTTACCTGAAATCGTTCTGGACTATCTTTTAGAAGAAACAAGAGAAAATATTTTTATGAGAACTAAAAGAAAAATTGATGTTTTAAAAGAAAGTAGGGAAGAAGCGGTTAATGCAGTGGGAGCAGCTTTAAATCTAATAAATAAAATTTTTGAAGAAGACGAGTATGTGGATATGTTGTTTACAAAACTAAAAACACTGTAG
- a CDS encoding glycoside hydrolase family 3 N-terminal domain-containing protein: protein MNKDDLGKFFILGFQKGIKKKHIELIKKVKPAGIILYPSNMKSSSELQINMERLYEVIEDGIKLFISSDHEGGQLETVPGILPSPGNKALGSTKDSIYSYRYGEYLGKELRGIGFNMLFAPVLDVKAEESSPVIGLRSFSNDSKIVAECGINFLKGLNTHLIGTCKHFPGHGKAKQDSHHEIPIISNLDENDFYPFIKAIENGNKALMTAHIIYPQYDKKNIATLSEKILKDILRTKLNYQGLIITDAIEMKAIHDNYSPKEIVSNFFNAGGDLLLVGDSDQNFEPLYSELTKLYSEGKVNEQLLEESFMRIENLQNKYVKTSYETRFLAEISEKAIKTNIKNKLKFSEVTFLVPKGGPLSPADTSNKDYLEYTNLINNLFKNPIIKNYIFEKGVIEGTLEKTELIISFVVDSFLFEEQLKMQKEIKKVAKEVIYVILRDEKDIRNYKNEKYILTNSTKPLSVYYALKKIFDI, encoded by the coding sequence TTGAATAAAGATGATTTAGGTAAATTTTTCATTTTGGGGTTTCAAAAAGGAATTAAAAAAAAGCATATTGAATTAATAAAAAAAGTTAAGCCAGCTGGAATAATACTTTATCCTTCTAATATGAAATCTTCAAGTGAGCTTCAGATAAATATGGAAAGACTTTATGAAGTTATAGAAGACGGAATTAAATTGTTTATTTCTTCAGATCATGAAGGAGGACAATTAGAAACTGTTCCCGGTATTCTTCCTTCTCCAGGCAATAAAGCATTGGGATCTACTAAAGATTCAATATATTCATACAGGTATGGGGAATATTTAGGTAAAGAATTAAGGGGAATAGGATTTAATATGTTATTTGCACCAGTTTTGGATGTAAAAGCAGAAGAATCAAGTCCCGTAATTGGATTAAGATCTTTTTCAAATGATTCTAAAATTGTTGCAGAATGTGGGATTAATTTTCTAAAAGGTCTAAACACTCATTTAATTGGAACTTGTAAACATTTTCCTGGTCACGGGAAAGCCAAACAAGATTCACATCATGAAATACCTATAATTTCTAATTTAGATGAAAACGATTTTTATCCGTTTATAAAAGCGATCGAAAATGGGAATAAAGCTCTAATGACGGCTCATATAATATATCCTCAATATGATAAAAAAAATATAGCTACTTTATCGGAAAAGATTTTAAAAGACATTCTTCGTACTAAGTTAAATTACCAAGGATTAATTATAACGGATGCTATAGAAATGAAAGCTATTCATGATAATTATTCACCTAAAGAAATAGTTTCGAATTTTTTTAATGCGGGCGGGGATTTATTATTAGTTGGGGACAGTGATCAAAATTTTGAACCATTATATTCAGAACTAACAAAATTATATTCTGAAGGTAAAGTTAATGAACAATTACTCGAAGAAAGTTTTATGAGAATAGAAAATCTGCAAAACAAATATGTCAAAACATCATATGAAACAAGGTTTTTAGCTGAAATATCTGAGAAAGCTATTAAAACAAACATAAAGAATAAATTAAAATTTTCTGAAGTTACTTTTCTTGTTCCTAAAGGTGGTCCCCTTTCTCCAGCCGATACAAGTAATAAGGATTATCTTGAATACACTAACTTAATAAATAATTTGTTCAAAAATCCAATAATTAAAAACTATATTTTTGAAAAAGGGGTGATTGAAGGAACGTTAGAGAAAACGGAGCTTATTATTTCATTTGTCGTAGATTCTTTTCTATTTGAAGAACAGCTAAAAATGCAAAAAGAAATTAAAAAAGTCGCTAAAGAAGTAATATATGTAATTCTGAGGGATGAAAAAGATATTAGGAATTATAAAAATGAAAAATATATTCTCACTAACTCAACAAAACCTTTATCAGTGTATTACGCATTGAAGAAGATTTTTGACATTTGA
- a CDS encoding extracellular solute-binding protein — protein sequence MSKKFLLVILMVGLTLLSFGKTKISVWQFMMDDNLSQQVKADFEKANPDIELEIVQLSWATGFDRIVTSIAAGTAPDVIELGNTWLATFASQGVLRPVDDLVDKVEDNYVAWNFVEYQNHYWGFPWLLAPRCMYYNLELLEKAGLDPDNPPKTWIELLNAAAKIHALGPDIYGIGLCVGELYSPYQQWFLPAVWGNFGHFVSPDLKKATLNSDPVIETAYYYRTLKDYALLGKESELAEAFGKGKLGFFFAGPAYINNTQRDYPGTIFDVAFIPKPRENYGYHASFAGGEVLGISSQCKNIDEAWRVVEYLLGEKVAMQITRTTGEVFPTKVGIEKDPWFESHPLHRTFLEQNQYAVPFPPLAEANKIEQLFTNIVEEILLTNTPIESILQKYNEQIQSLL from the coding sequence ATGAGTAAGAAGTTTTTGTTAGTTATTTTGATGGTTGGATTAACACTCTTATCTTTTGGAAAAACCAAGATTTCAGTGTGGCAGTTCATGATGGATGATAACTTGTCTCAGCAAGTAAAAGCAGACTTTGAAAAGGCTAATCCTGATATCGAATTAGAAATAGTTCAACTCTCATGGGCTACAGGATTTGATAGAATAGTTACTTCTATCGCAGCTGGAACGGCTCCAGATGTAATTGAACTTGGTAACACTTGGCTTGCAACATTTGCATCTCAAGGTGTTTTAAGACCAGTCGATGATTTAGTGGATAAAGTCGAAGATAATTATGTGGCGTGGAATTTTGTAGAATATCAAAATCATTATTGGGGTTTCCCTTGGTTGCTTGCTCCAAGATGTATGTATTACAACTTAGAATTACTTGAAAAAGCAGGATTAGATCCAGATAATCCTCCAAAAACCTGGATAGAGCTTTTAAATGCTGCAGCTAAGATCCATGCACTAGGCCCCGATATCTATGGAATAGGTTTGTGTGTAGGTGAGTTGTATAGTCCATATCAGCAATGGTTCTTACCGGCAGTTTGGGGAAATTTTGGACACTTTGTATCTCCAGATTTGAAGAAAGCAACTTTAAATTCTGATCCTGTAATTGAAACAGCGTACTATTATAGAACTTTGAAAGATTATGCATTACTCGGTAAAGAATCTGAATTGGCAGAAGCTTTTGGAAAAGGCAAATTAGGTTTTTTCTTTGCTGGTCCTGCATATATCAATAATACACAAAGAGATTATCCAGGAACCATATTTGACGTGGCATTCATTCCAAAACCAAGAGAAAACTATGGATATCATGCATCGTTTGCTGGTGGAGAAGTGTTGGGCATTTCCTCACAATGCAAGAACATTGATGAAGCATGGAGAGTTGTTGAATATCTATTAGGTGAAAAAGTTGCTATGCAAATAACTCGAACCACGGGTGAGGTTTTCCCGACAAAAGTAGGAATTGAAAAAGACCCGTGGTTCGAGAGTCACCCACTACACAGAACATTCTTGGAACAAAATCAATACGCTGTACCATTTCCACCATTAGCTGAAGCTAACAAGATTGAACAACTATTTACCAACATTGTTGAAGAAATATTACTCACAAATACACCCATTGAAAGTATATTGCAGAAATACAACGAACAAATTCAATCATTACTGTAA